A part of Anser cygnoides isolate HZ-2024a breed goose chromosome 15, Taihu_goose_T2T_genome, whole genome shotgun sequence genomic DNA contains:
- the CACNG3 gene encoding voltage-dependent calcium channel gamma-3 subunit produces the protein MRMCDRGVQMLITTVGAFAAFSLMTIAVGTDYWLYSRGVCRTKSTGDNDTSRKNEEVMTHSGLWRTCCLEGTFRGVCKKIDHFPEDADYEQDTAEYLLRAVRASSIFPILSVGLLFFGGLCVAASEFYKSKHNVILSAGIFFVSAGLSNIIGIIVYISANAGDPGQSDSKKSYSYGWSFYFGALSFIIAEMVGVIAVHMYIEKHRQIRAKSHSELLKRSAFTRLPTYRYRFRRRSSSRSTEPRSRDMSPVSKGFSTIPSTDISMFTLSRDPSKVTMGTLLNSERDHGFLQVHNSIPKEFKESLHNNPANRRTTPV, from the exons ATGAGGATGTGTGACAGAGGCGTCCAGATGCTCATCACCACGGTGGGAGCCTTCGCAGCCTTCAGCCTGATGACCATCGCCGTGGGCACCGACTACTGGCTCTACTCGCGCGGCGTGTGCAGGACTAAGTCCACCGGCGACAACGACACGAGCCGCAAGAACGAGGAGGTGATGACCCACTCGGGGCTCTGGAGGACGTGCTGCCTGGAAG GAACCTTCCGAGGAGTGTGCAAGAAAATCGACCACTTCCCCGAGGACGCGGATTACGAGCAGGACACGGCCGAGTATCTCCTCC GTGCGGTGAGAGCCTCCAGCATCTTCCCCATCCTCAGCGTGGGTCTGCTCTTCTTCGGCGGCCTGTGCGTGGCGGCCAGCGAGTTCTACAAGAGCAAACACAACGTCATCCTCAGCGCCGGCATCTTCTTCGTCTCGGCAG GTCTCAGTAACATCATCGGGATCATCGTCTACATCTCGGCAAACGCGGGGGACCCAGGGCAGAGCGACTCCAAGAAGAGCTACTCCTACGGCTGGTCCTTCTACTTCGGCGCGCTGTCCTTCATCATCGCCGAGATGGTGGGGGTGATCGCCGTGCACATGTACATCGAGAAGCACCGCCAGATCCGCGCCAAGTCGCACTCGGAGCTGCTGAAGAGGTCGGCCTTCACCCGCCTCCCCACCTACCGGTACCGCTTCCGCCGGCGGTCCAGCTCCCGCTCCACCGAGCCGCGGTCCCGGGACATGTCGCCCGTCAGCAAGGGCTTCAGCACCATCCCCTCCACCGACATCTCCATGTTCACCCTCTCCAGGGATCCCTCCAAGGTCACCATGGGGACGCTGCTCAACTCCGAGCGGGACCACGGTTTTTTACAGGTCCATAACTCCATCCCCAAAGAGTTCAAGGAGTCTTTGCACAACAACCCGGCCAACAGACGAACCACGCCGGTCTGA